The genomic window aaagaacaccacaacgGAAAAaggaacggcgcagctccaagcccacaggcagccgaccgagagtttcacaagcctagaactcggcatcatccttggggaagtcatcctcaggaaattcttcaaaggtttcaccttttgaaacagcaagcgtgagtatttccaatactcaacaagtgggggaaaatgaatttaatatggtggcttgaaacaaggtttcctaatctagggtttcatttgcataaaagccggtttttagccctgaactatggaaaacaaatttttattttaaccaagaaaagatgtaccaaagattttttttaacctccgggaattcaacccaattccaaaagatcttctttaacctccgggaattcaacccaattcccagaccaagaaaaacacccaccccgactaatcatacgagggtccatgctgcccataaccgtgagcacggctggatattcagtttgacactctgcagagtttgtgcactttacccacgagtcgtgatcttctttgttgccggcacctgatggtaccttacacacttccggggtgtgcgccaagagatcactacgaggcttttacagagagtctcccagtatgcactcgcccactgaggtttcaccaccgtacataagtggagtaaccctccaccccagaaatCCCTTCTTGTGctgggtagaatcgggaagtaacccttccttatctacacatccgattggctcatacgacactgggagaacatctagttactaggccaagtcgtaccatattggtctcgtggttgtgttgtttgccatggatgttcgctccatgaactggtccttaaagtggtctgggcaagactgccaataaccccataagggtatactaccaaacaaccaatcatgctgggaaaagtagccttttcttgcccaaaaccccaattatctttgttgttaactcccttaacaacatcagtttccatgatattcttcctatatcaatttttagttcataactcaagattcatcacctacacgctacatgttcatctaaagcgtggctaagcataaacatgatgatcttgtatggataaagcacatgtatctaacactagtatttgctatactacccatttgtaaaacagcatgcatatttgtcaaagactcgctttatgtaaaaaaactaggtttgcaacatggtcaagacacttgccttcgtcgaagtgttgcacaggtccttcaaaatcttcctcttgaaagttgccgaactcctggactgaaccgtctacacgagcacacaatctaatataagaacagtacaccaaacattcctaaaactagatgaaaaccctataaacagattctacgcgacgctacgatcgtttgagcgcgaaaatcgtctaaatcggagctacgaacaaaaagttatgattatttgaagttccaggggtgtttctgcaaaatttccttattatcagagaaaatctgaattgtttttatactgaaaaattggatttatgatgcCATAAAGCAAAACAGATTTAATTCTTAAAAGGAGAAGGCgtggaaaaggttcacggggcttgtggaccacggaGGACATActggtccaccggtccatggtggaccgaaggggtatgcccCCGGCCGGTCTAATCCGAGCCGTAGATCGGAGATCCGATGGCCGGGGTTTGAAACAGCGGTGCCGACAGCTTCCAACAGAGGGGGCGACGACCGGCAGCGGCAGGGACGGCGGCGAGCTCACCGGTGATACGCCAAACGGCGCATCCGGCCATGAGACTCAacggtgagcggcggaaaagagaaagggggagaaagggAAGCTCACCACGTGTTCGACGGCAGCAGAGGAGAACCGGAGGTGGCTGGCGACGGTGAGGGAGGCCGGCGGTGCTTCGGTCTTCGGCGGAAGTGGAGTCTGGCCACGAGAGACACTCCAAAGAGCGCCGAGGGACGAAGACCGAGACCCTACGGAACCGTTTGAGCGAAGAACAAGGTTAAATGAGGCTCGGTCATGAAGGAAACGGCGGCGGCCAGGCTTCTTACCGTCAACAATGGTGTCTCGGCGGAGGGCTTAAACTCAAGCGCAAACCGAGGGGAAAACGGATGGTTCGGGTGGGGAATGATGCAATGATGCCGATAGAGGGCTTAAATATCCGAAGGGGGAAGGGAGGCGGCCGGATTCGAGAGGTTTGGCCGGCGGCCCCAAATTTTATTCCAACTACGGTTTCCATGCAAGGGGAAGGGGAAACGAAGGGGAAACGGTCGAAATCAAgagtggggagggggaggatcaCGGCCATGCGATTAATTTCGCGATTCAATGCGCGGGACGTCTTTGATTTGAAACGACGGCGGCAATGAGAGTTTGGGCAtcaggcgtcgggaggaggaagaaggcgagcctacgGCTTCGAGGCTCGGCGTTGGCTTCAGCTCGGGGCTCGGCGGGTCCACATGTCAGCGAGAGCGGGGCGACGGGGCCGGCTGGAGTGGGAGGCGGGTCGGCTCGGCGCTGGCTTGGGCCGGCGCTGAGAGGGACTTGGGCTGGCGCGGGGAGAGTGGCCGGCCCACACGGGAGGGgaaaggagggaggggaggaaggtaAAATGTGCCGGAAGAAAGAAATCGGCCCAAGCgcattttcttaatttccaaaaccttttccaattgaatttcagcATATTTTTTTCCAATGAAGTTTTAAAGCGAtgaaacctagcgaaattttgcaaactttttccactcAATAAAAcattattgcatctacaacggcatgaatgcatttaaacaattatcctaggccaaattaattttagaaattaatttcctattgagctaagttgcaacacctgagttaatttctaggaaagttttaaattattgcaaaatttgaattttgggtgttacaccaACTCAATTCGTTCGtgggcagaacttaaggcttagttcatagccaatttccaaggcacattcgagcgcccAGAAATGGAGAACaacctccaccagctgcaccaaggCGACAACAAATCCCTTCGAGATTTCATCCGTCGATTCAATGACAAGCGTAACATGATCTCAAACATCTCCGATGAGTAGGTAATCATtgccttcaaacgaggtgttcaggacactgATTTGCGTGGAAATATGGCAATTCGGAAGATCCATACAGTCAAAAAGTTTCTCAAGTTGGCCGACAAGTTCTCAAAATGAGCGAAAGCTCATGTGCATGCTAAAAGCCTAtatctggcaaggacaaacccgagtcTTTGAAGAgcagaggaaagaagaacaaactcggtgacaagcgcaagggttcCCATACGACTATAGCTGCAGTCGACAAGAACAAATCCCGtaacactggggacaacaaagaCCTCAGTCGAGGTGGCAGGAAGTGGTGTgccatccatcggagcaaccagcacgacttcgacgagtgctatgtgttcaagaagaaacttgatgaaaagatgAAGGCAAATGCTAAGCGTGGTAATAAGCATGCTAAGCCAAACGTTGAGGGTGacgagccccagttccatgagactgaccacagcttggcgcacatcttcagATGATCCGCCACgtatgagtccaaaaggcagtacaaagCGGTCGAACGAGAAGTCAACCTGGTCTtaactgggcccactcggtatctcaagtggtcggaataGCCGATCATCTTTGATCAAACTGACCATCTGGCCGTACCACATCCTAGTCAATACCCGGTCGtggttcagccgaccatactcaacatcaaagtttccagaactttggtcgatggtggtagttcactcaacctcatcttctccaaaaccttggacagaGTTTAGGataggagtcgagcctttccacggcataactcccaactcatcgaccatgcctcttggCCGGATCAAGCTGCCGGTCACATTTGGCATGCCCAACAAGTTACGTACAGAAAAGCTgatcttcgatgttgcggacttcgagatggcatacaatgtgatcctagacCGCCCAATGTTGGAcaagttcatggcggtggttcactatgactatcaaacactcaagatccccGGACCGAATGGGGCCATTATGGTTAAAGGAGATCAGCGCACAGTAGTCAAATGCAATAAAcagagcctggatatggtcgaacacttcagttGAGCAGCCACCACTCATAAGGACGCaaattctaagcgtcaaaggcaccaaggtATTGTTGAGGCAAAATATAGGCttgtaagtcttgctggcacttc from Phragmites australis chromosome 14, lpPhrAust1.1, whole genome shotgun sequence includes these protein-coding regions:
- the LOC133890210 gene encoding uncharacterized protein LOC133890210, whose protein sequence is MPLGRIKLPVTFGMPNKLRTEKLIFDVADFEMAYNVILDRPMLDKFMAVVHYDYQTLKIPGPNGAIMVKGDQRTFDDAKGKTNDGASNKKTDGCIKAVPLNPSEPSNTVNVGANLDPK